The Faecalibacterium prausnitzii genome includes a window with the following:
- a CDS encoding aldo/keto reductase, protein MEQRHWKKADITTSLLGYGCMRLPTLPDGRIDEVRAEALLNTARDAGVNYFDTAYPYHGGESEPFVGRVLAKWPRESFYLATKLPLWQCDSLEKAQQIYRSQFERLGVDTIDFYLLHSLHRARYDKAKALGIVDWLWEEKKAGRIRNFGFSCHDNADGLEHILRDQPWDFCQLQYNYLDTDDRAEEIAGDRGYALTEELGIPLIIMEPIKGGTLASLPPDAAAPLTALDPAASAASWALRWVGSHKNVHLILSGMSAEEQLADNLSTFAPFRPLNTAENAAVAETARILHSRIKIGCTGCRYCMPCPMGVDIPDNFSIWNRLGMFGQPDAVRHQWTARFPDAEKASHCVRCGKCEAVCPQHLPIRTALAQLQTELDAL, encoded by the coding sequence ATGGAACAGCGTCATTGGAAGAAAGCCGACATCACCACCTCCCTGCTGGGCTACGGCTGCATGCGCCTGCCCACCCTGCCGGACGGCCGCATCGACGAAGTGCGGGCCGAAGCCCTGCTGAACACCGCGCGGGACGCGGGCGTCAACTACTTTGACACCGCCTACCCCTACCACGGCGGCGAGAGCGAGCCGTTTGTGGGGCGGGTCCTCGCAAAATGGCCCCGCGAGAGCTTTTATCTGGCCACCAAACTGCCCCTGTGGCAGTGCGATTCGCTGGAAAAAGCCCAGCAGATCTACCGCAGTCAGTTCGAGCGGCTGGGTGTGGACACCATTGATTTCTACCTGCTCCACTCCCTGCACCGGGCACGGTACGACAAGGCCAAGGCGCTGGGCATCGTGGACTGGCTCTGGGAGGAGAAGAAGGCCGGGCGCATCCGGAACTTCGGCTTCTCCTGCCACGACAACGCGGACGGGCTGGAACATATCCTGCGGGACCAGCCCTGGGATTTCTGCCAGCTGCAATACAACTACCTTGACACCGACGACCGCGCCGAGGAGATCGCGGGCGACCGCGGCTATGCGCTGACCGAAGAACTGGGCATCCCGCTCATCATCATGGAGCCCATCAAGGGCGGCACACTGGCCAGCCTTCCGCCGGACGCCGCGGCGCCGCTGACCGCCCTCGACCCCGCCGCCAGTGCGGCTTCCTGGGCGCTGCGCTGGGTGGGCAGCCACAAAAACGTCCACCTGATCCTCTCCGGCATGAGCGCCGAGGAGCAGCTGGCCGACAACCTTTCCACCTTTGCACCCTTCCGCCCCCTGAACACAGCGGAAAATGCCGCTGTGGCCGAGACGGCCCGCATCCTGCACAGCCGCATCAAGATCGGCTGCACGGGCTGCCGGTACTGTATGCCCTGCCCCATGGGCGTGGACATCCCGGACAACTTCAGCATCTGGAACCGGCTGGGGATGTTCGGCCAGCCGGACGCCGTCCGGCACCAGTGGACCGCCCGCTTCCCGGATGCCGAAAAGGCCAGCCACTGCGTCCGCTGTGGCAAGTGCGAGGCCGTCTGCCCCCAGCACCTGCCCATCCGCACTGCGCTGGCCCAGCTGCAAACGGAACTGGATGCACTCTGA
- a CDS encoding Helicase associated domain protein has product MPISLNKVNAEAYAKVAAALEQNGKAAVEHATGTGKSCIAWQLIADHPQASFIWLVYGAARLTLRREDVRRYNDGVLPENLIFCDCGVLAEASAEEWVRLASRKPDYLIFDCYHEVTAACWAKSAQRLLRLCPEAKLLGLTVPNSTDQKCQAAAELFEGTVVSRMTVGEGMALGTLPVPSNYAAMLWPQEGQMNLLRARIKNLHLPAQTNALSAQYDEINWSVRQAENPIALMPRVLTDTQGRYLAIFESEDYLDEVQEQLEEFLRTVDSNAHFYRAECDCLRDAEAVKRFCTSTETGPKVLFCVNSPGVQQPIEGLAGAILVRETGEAGRFRQMLCRALVACGRKPIPVFDLTARFDGLGNGRVLQKECTTAMLRAGSEHPGFQQQKPMRQSYHLYCRLKKELEARWEAFYAAAAAVAAERGDLQLPYNYLTEDGLPLGRWLETQRQVRAGQKPGRLDADRIARLDKLNIGWKQRSELAWEKAFASAQKYRDDHGDLLVPVRYRDRSGFALGEWIVYNRQRYVSGNLSRARIERLESIGMVWNASTDLWEQSYAAAARYYLEHKDLEAPIKYVTPDGFALGVWLSSQRSAYKNGELTPEQVERLEAIGINWVNRNVRKWQENFEAAKRYAEQFGDLEVPSNYVTPDGILLGKWIARQRYAWQNPDNSSARVTPERKAQLDEIGMVWDKYDPWRERFELAQKYRAEHGDLEIPLNYKTENGIWLGSWLYRQRQYRRTGDPRLGEVHRRELDELLKDEKPHKQSAAPSGKESLREKNWEHNFEEAARYAEEHGNLLVPSNYVTAGGFRLGVWMSNLRAARKTRPDSFQVTPEHVKRLDGIGMEWDARIAKWDLAYEHAAAYAKANGDLLPSATYRSEDGFGLGDWVRRMRTARAENDPKLTEDRIRRLDAIGMKW; this is encoded by the coding sequence ATGCCGATCAGTTTGAACAAGGTCAACGCGGAGGCGTATGCAAAGGTTGCCGCTGCGTTGGAACAAAACGGAAAAGCAGCAGTGGAACATGCCACCGGCACGGGCAAGAGCTGCATTGCATGGCAGCTCATCGCGGACCATCCGCAGGCGTCGTTCATCTGGCTGGTGTACGGTGCGGCGCGGCTGACCCTGCGCAGGGAGGATGTCCGCCGCTACAACGACGGTGTGCTGCCGGAGAACCTCATCTTCTGCGACTGCGGTGTGCTGGCCGAGGCGTCGGCCGAGGAGTGGGTCCGGCTGGCCTCACGCAAGCCGGATTACCTGATCTTCGACTGCTACCATGAAGTGACGGCGGCCTGCTGGGCAAAATCGGCCCAGCGGCTGCTCCGTCTGTGCCCGGAGGCAAAGCTGCTGGGCCTGACAGTGCCCAACAGCACCGACCAGAAATGCCAGGCGGCTGCGGAACTCTTCGAGGGGACGGTCGTCTCCCGGATGACGGTCGGCGAGGGAATGGCGCTGGGCACCCTGCCGGTGCCGTCGAACTACGCCGCGATGCTCTGGCCGCAGGAAGGGCAGATGAACCTGCTCCGTGCCCGGATCAAGAACCTGCACCTGCCCGCGCAGACCAACGCGCTGAGCGCACAATACGATGAGATCAACTGGTCGGTGCGGCAGGCCGAGAACCCCATCGCCCTGATGCCCCGCGTCCTGACCGACACTCAGGGCCGCTATCTGGCCATCTTTGAGTCGGAGGACTACCTCGACGAGGTGCAGGAGCAGCTGGAAGAGTTCCTCCGCACCGTGGATTCGAATGCTCATTTCTACCGTGCCGAGTGCGACTGCCTGCGCGACGCCGAGGCGGTGAAACGGTTCTGCACCTCCACCGAAACGGGGCCGAAGGTGCTGTTCTGCGTCAACTCGCCGGGCGTCCAGCAGCCCATTGAGGGGCTGGCGGGTGCCATTCTGGTCCGCGAGACCGGCGAGGCAGGCCGGTTCCGCCAGATGCTCTGCCGGGCGTTGGTGGCCTGCGGCCGCAAGCCCATCCCGGTGTTCGACTTGACCGCCCGGTTCGACGGTCTGGGCAATGGCCGTGTGTTGCAAAAGGAATGCACCACCGCCATGCTCCGCGCAGGCAGCGAGCACCCCGGCTTCCAGCAGCAGAAGCCCATGCGCCAGAGCTACCACCTGTATTGCCGCCTGAAAAAGGAACTGGAAGCCCGGTGGGAGGCTTTTTATGCAGCGGCGGCGGCTGTGGCCGCAGAGCGGGGTGATTTACAACTGCCCTATAACTATCTGACCGAGGACGGCCTGCCTCTGGGCCGCTGGCTGGAAACGCAGCGCCAGGTCCGGGCCGGGCAGAAGCCGGGCCGTCTGGATGCAGACCGCATCGCCCGGCTGGACAAGCTGAACATCGGCTGGAAGCAGCGCTCGGAGCTGGCCTGGGAAAAGGCCTTTGCCTCGGCGCAGAAGTACCGCGACGACCACGGCGACCTGCTGGTGCCGGTGCGCTACCGCGACCGCAGCGGCTTTGCCCTGGGTGAGTGGATCGTCTATAACCGTCAGCGCTACGTCAGCGGCAACCTGAGCCGCGCCCGCATCGAGCGGCTGGAGAGCATCGGTATGGTGTGGAACGCTTCCACCGACCTGTGGGAGCAGAGCTACGCCGCAGCCGCCCGCTATTATCTCGAACACAAAGACCTCGAAGCACCCATCAAGTACGTTACGCCGGATGGCTTCGCGCTGGGCGTCTGGCTCAGCAGCCAGCGCAGCGCCTATAAGAACGGCGAGCTGACCCCGGAGCAGGTCGAGCGGCTGGAAGCCATCGGCATCAACTGGGTCAACCGGAATGTCCGCAAGTGGCAGGAGAACTTCGAGGCCGCTAAGCGGTACGCTGAGCAGTTCGGGGATCTGGAAGTGCCCTCCAATTATGTCACACCGGACGGCATCCTGCTGGGCAAATGGATCGCCCGCCAGCGCTACGCCTGGCAGAACCCGGACAATTCCAGCGCCCGCGTCACGCCGGAACGCAAGGCCCAGCTGGACGAGATCGGGATGGTCTGGGACAAATACGACCCCTGGCGGGAGCGCTTCGAGCTGGCCCAGAAGTATCGGGCAGAGCACGGAGATCTGGAGATCCCGCTGAATTATAAGACCGAGAACGGCATCTGGCTGGGCAGCTGGCTCTACCGCCAGCGCCAGTACCGCCGCACTGGCGACCCGCGCCTGGGTGAGGTGCATCGCCGCGAGCTGGACGAGCTGCTCAAGGACGAAAAGCCCCACAAGCAGAGTGCGGCACCCTCCGGCAAGGAGAGCCTGCGGGAGAAGAACTGGGAGCACAACTTTGAGGAAGCCGCCCGGTACGCCGAGGAGCACGGCAACCTGCTGGTGCCCTCCAATTACGTCACGGCCGGTGGGTTCCGGCTGGGCGTCTGGATGTCGAACCTCCGCGCGGCCCGCAAGACCCGGCCCGACTCCTTCCAGGTAACGCCGGAGCATGTGAAACGGCTGGACGGCATCGGCATGGAGTGGGACGCCCGCATAGCCAAGTGGGACCTGGCCTATGAACATGCAGCGGCCTATGCCAAGGCCAACGGCGACCTGCTGCCGTCGGCCACCTACCGCAGCGAAGACGGCTTCGGTCTGGGCGACTGGGTCCGCCGGATGCGCACGGCCCGCGCGGAAAATGACCCGAAGCTGACCGAGGACCGCATCCGCCGTCTGGATGCCATCGGCATGAAGTGGTAA
- a CDS encoding DUF3873 family protein: MEQLYLMPGQERCEKFRDPNGVPKVRYSYCSLHGALFHCVSRSVEEAQRLCEDWLVGQDRCYRN, encoded by the coding sequence ATGGAACAACTTTATCTGATGCCCGGACAGGAACGCTGTGAAAAATTCCGAGATCCCAATGGGGTGCCCAAAGTCCGCTACTCCTACTGCTCGCTCCACGGTGCATTGTTCCACTGTGTCAGCCGCAGCGTGGAGGAGGCCCAGCGCCTGTGCGAGGACTGGCTCGTCGGGCAGGACCGCTGCTACCGCAACTGA
- the pepT gene encoding peptidase T: MRAYERLLKYARVYTTSDPNSGTHPSAEREFDLAHILVEDMKAIGIEDAFVDEHCYVYGTLPATPGCEDKPALGLIAHMDTAPDASGENVNPILHENYDGRDVTLPATGMVMKVSTFPFLKELKGETLITTDGTTLLGADDKAGVAEILTAAETLIAEGRPHGKLCIAFTPDEEIGEGASLFDIPGFGADFAYTVDGGDVGGIEYENFNAASATVTVHGFSVHPGSAKDAMINASNVAMEFHQALPVMARPETTEGRQGFYHLCQMYGDVTEAKLGYILRDHDAGKLQFKKDNLLHIADYLNGKYGDGTVEVEIKDSYRNMIEKIKPHFHLVENARKAIEKAGLTPEEVPVRGGTDGAVLSWKGLPCPNLGTGGFNFHGVCECTTVERMDKAAEVLLNIVEIYSK, encoded by the coding sequence ATGCGTGCTTACGAGCGACTGTTAAAATACGCCCGCGTTTACACCACCTCTGACCCCAATTCCGGCACCCATCCCTCTGCCGAGCGGGAATTCGACCTGGCCCATATCCTTGTGGAGGATATGAAGGCCATCGGCATCGAGGACGCCTTTGTAGATGAGCACTGCTACGTCTACGGCACCCTCCCCGCCACCCCCGGCTGTGAGGACAAGCCCGCGCTGGGCCTCATCGCCCACATGGACACCGCACCGGACGCTTCCGGTGAGAACGTGAACCCCATCCTGCACGAGAACTACGATGGCCGTGACGTCACCCTGCCCGCCACCGGCATGGTCATGAAGGTCTCCACCTTCCCCTTCCTGAAAGAGCTGAAGGGCGAGACCCTCATCACCACCGACGGCACCACGCTGCTGGGTGCCGACGACAAGGCCGGTGTGGCGGAGATCCTGACCGCCGCCGAGACCCTCATCGCCGAGGGCCGCCCCCACGGCAAGCTCTGCATCGCCTTTACCCCCGATGAGGAGATCGGCGAGGGCGCTTCCCTGTTCGACATCCCCGGCTTTGGGGCCGACTTTGCCTATACCGTCGATGGCGGCGATGTGGGCGGCATCGAGTACGAGAACTTCAACGCCGCCAGCGCCACCGTCACGGTCCACGGCTTCTCGGTCCACCCCGGCTCCGCGAAGGACGCGATGATCAACGCCTCCAACGTGGCCATGGAGTTCCACCAGGCCCTGCCCGTCATGGCCCGCCCGGAGACCACCGAGGGCCGTCAGGGCTTCTACCACCTGTGCCAGATGTACGGCGATGTGACCGAGGCCAAGCTCGGCTACATCCTGCGTGACCACGACGCAGGCAAGCTCCAGTTCAAGAAGGACAACCTTCTGCACATTGCCGACTACCTGAACGGCAAGTACGGCGACGGCACCGTGGAAGTGGAGATCAAGGACAGCTACCGCAACATGATCGAGAAGATCAAGCCGCACTTCCACCTGGTCGAGAACGCTCGCAAGGCCATCGAAAAGGCCGGTCTGACCCCGGAGGAAGTCCCCGTCCGCGGCGGCACCGACGGTGCCGTCCTGAGCTGGAAGGGCCTCCCCTGCCCGAATCTTGGCACCGGCGGCTTCAACTTCCACGGCGTGTGCGAGTGCACCACCGTCGAGCGGATGGACAAGGCGGCCGAAGTCCTGCTGAATATCGTGGAGATCTACAGCAAGTAA
- a CDS encoding TrkH family potassium uptake protein, whose amino-acid sequence MGKTRKKKNHPKGWLVGSNATQIICGSFVLVIALGTLLLTLPIASRSGRLGVVDAMFTATSATCVTGLVVRDTWTQFTMFGQVVILLLIQVGGLGLVTLTSFFALAAKRRMGFRDLRLLGESVSASGYSQATEVLKIVIRLAFLFEAIGIVLLACAFVPQFGLEGVWISIFTAISAFCNAGFDLFGRFGPYSSLAPYVNNYYVQAVVVFLIMAGGLGFMVWVELGEFRKKRRLSLHAKVVLAFSAILWVGGAALICLMEWSNPATMGGLSVPGKVMASLFQSVSTRTAGMNTIDLAACGPVTKLLMSVLQFIGAAPGSTGGGVKVTTFAVLILTIRSVAEGRDDCVIAEHHIESKTVYRALTIIMLGIVASLGSAVVVYYNTSDAVSVIDAIFESCSAFGTVGLSVGVTSQLNVGAKLLYMLVMFMGRVGPVSLAISLTVKPGDNKRKILPVGHINVG is encoded by the coding sequence ATGGGAAAAACCAGAAAAAAGAAGAACCACCCCAAAGGTTGGCTGGTGGGCAGCAATGCGACACAGATCATCTGCGGGAGCTTTGTGCTGGTGATCGCGCTGGGGACGCTGCTGCTGACGTTGCCGATCGCCAGCCGCAGCGGGCGGCTGGGCGTGGTGGATGCGATGTTCACCGCAACGAGTGCGACCTGCGTGACGGGCCTCGTCGTGCGGGATACGTGGACGCAGTTCACGATGTTCGGGCAGGTGGTGATCCTGCTGCTCATCCAGGTCGGCGGCCTGGGCCTGGTCACGCTGACCAGCTTTTTTGCGCTGGCGGCCAAGCGGCGGATGGGCTTCCGGGACCTGCGGCTGCTGGGCGAGAGCGTTTCGGCCAGCGGCTATTCGCAGGCGACCGAGGTGCTGAAGATCGTCATCCGGCTGGCATTCCTGTTCGAGGCCATTGGCATTGTGCTGCTGGCGTGTGCCTTTGTGCCGCAGTTCGGGCTGGAAGGGGTCTGGATCAGCATCTTCACGGCCATCTCGGCGTTCTGCAATGCAGGCTTTGACCTGTTTGGCCGGTTCGGGCCGTATTCGTCGCTGGCGCCGTATGTCAACAACTATTACGTGCAGGCCGTTGTCGTGTTCCTCATCATGGCAGGCGGTCTGGGCTTCATGGTCTGGGTGGAGCTGGGCGAATTTCGCAAAAAACGCCGCCTGTCCCTCCACGCGAAGGTCGTGCTGGCGTTCTCGGCCATTCTGTGGGTCGGCGGCGCGGCGCTCATTTGTCTGATGGAGTGGTCGAACCCGGCCACCATGGGCGGGCTGTCGGTTCCGGGCAAGGTGATGGCGTCGCTCTTTCAGTCGGTCTCGACCCGTACGGCGGGCATGAACACCATCGACCTGGCGGCCTGCGGGCCGGTCACCAAGCTCCTGATGAGCGTGTTGCAGTTCATCGGTGCGGCACCGGGTTCGACGGGCGGCGGCGTCAAGGTGACAACATTTGCTGTGCTGATCCTGACCATCCGCAGCGTGGCGGAGGGCCGCGACGACTGTGTGATCGCCGAGCACCACATCGAGTCCAAGACCGTTTACCGCGCACTGACCATCATCATGCTGGGCATCGTGGCATCGCTGGGCTCGGCGGTGGTGGTCTATTACAACACCTCGGATGCCGTGTCCGTCATCGACGCCATCTTTGAGTCCTGCTCGGCATTCGGCACGGTGGGCCTGTCGGTGGGTGTTACCAGCCAGCTGAATGTCGGGGCCAAGCTGCTGTACATGCTGGTCATGTTCATGGGCCGCGTGGGCCCGGTCTCGCTGGCCATCAGCCTGACGGTCAAGCCCGGTGACAACAAGCGCAAGATCCTGCCGGTGGGGCATATCAACGTGGGCTGA
- a CDS encoding YesL family protein, with translation MNDFFDLDAPLFRFLTRVADMVILSLLWLIGSLPLFTLGISSTALYYAVNKSLIEDRGTVSEEFFRAYRRSFQQATLSFLALAVPESILLADCFMTHYLKGQQAATGNLWIIFTVLSTCGLAWMIYNAAYAARFDDPVKKTVLQSGAMALLHFDKSLLLLVVLAAFGLLTAFCPPLILLAPAGYALFARWVLEKKVFYQYLPDIDDGIDKENKDCSHQD, from the coding sequence ATGAATGACTTTTTCGACCTGGATGCCCCTCTGTTCCGTTTCTTAACCCGGGTTGCGGATATGGTGATTCTCAGCCTGCTGTGGCTAATAGGAAGCCTGCCGCTGTTTACCTTGGGCATTTCCAGCACAGCCCTCTATTATGCAGTGAACAAATCCCTAATTGAGGACCGGGGAACGGTCAGCGAGGAATTTTTCCGGGCCTACCGCCGGAGCTTCCAACAGGCAACTTTGAGCTTTCTTGCTCTGGCAGTGCCGGAGAGCATTCTGCTGGCTGACTGCTTTATGACCCATTACCTCAAGGGGCAACAGGCAGCGACGGGTAATCTCTGGATCATTTTTACGGTGCTGAGTACCTGTGGGCTGGCCTGGATGATCTACAACGCAGCCTATGCGGCAAGATTCGACGACCCGGTCAAAAAGACGGTGTTGCAGTCCGGTGCCATGGCATTGCTCCATTTTGACAAAAGTCTGCTGCTTTTGGTGGTGCTGGCTGCGTTCGGCCTGCTGACAGCATTCTGCCCGCCGCTGATCCTTCTGGCACCTGCCGGATATGCGCTGTTTGCCCGGTGGGTCCTTGAGAAAAAGGTGTTCTATCAATATCTTCCCGATATAGACGATGGCATAGACAAGGAGAATAAAGACTGTTCCCATCAGGATTGA
- a CDS encoding glycoside hydrolase family 13 protein, translated as MDRKWWKESIVYQIYPSSFQDSDGDGIGDLNGIRSRLDYLKDLGVNVLWLCPIMDSPMDDNGYDISNYRAINPRFGTMEDFDALLAEAHQRGIRIVMDLVVNHTSDEHPWFIESRKSVDNPYRDYYIWKPGKDGHEPNNWGASFGGSAWKYDPQTDMYYLHLFSPKQPDLNWENPKVRDKVFNMMTWWFDKGIDGFRMDVISMISKDQRFPDGEKHGLYGNGGPYYVNGPRIHEFLQEMNRRVLSKYDIMTVGETPGATVENAPQYAGLDGKELNMVFPFDHVGIGDGPLGKWTTQRYDFMQLKKILSHWQTGLDGKAWNSLFWDNHDQPRAASRWGDDSPLSAKMLATCLLSLQGTPYIYEGDELGMTNAYFKDLSQYRDIESLNAFKELTGAGLISADEMMECLALRSRDNARTPVQWDDSPNAGFTTGTPWIEVNPNYTAINAAAEEKDPDSVLNYYKQMITLRKSHLGLIYGSFQLLAEENPQVFAYRRTLAETGENYLIACNFSDKDAAFTIPADFAVARRLISNYPDTAPTGAVTLRPYEAFVLQK; from the coding sequence ATGGACCGCAAATGGTGGAAAGAAAGCATCGTATACCAAATCTACCCCAGCAGCTTCCAGGACTCGGACGGGGACGGCATCGGGGACCTGAACGGCATCCGTTCCCGGCTGGATTACCTGAAGGATCTGGGGGTCAATGTGCTGTGGCTGTGCCCCATCATGGACTCCCCCATGGATGACAACGGCTACGACATCTCCAACTACCGGGCCATCAACCCCCGGTTTGGCACCATGGAGGACTTCGACGCCCTGCTGGCCGAGGCCCATCAGCGGGGCATCCGCATTGTGATGGACCTGGTGGTCAACCACACCTCGGACGAGCACCCCTGGTTCATCGAGAGCCGCAAGTCGGTGGATAACCCCTACCGAGACTACTATATCTGGAAGCCGGGCAAAGACGGCCACGAGCCCAACAACTGGGGCGCCAGCTTCGGCGGCTCGGCCTGGAAATACGACCCCCAGACCGATATGTATTACCTGCACCTGTTCTCCCCCAAGCAGCCCGACCTGAACTGGGAGAACCCCAAAGTCCGGGACAAAGTGTTCAACATGATGACCTGGTGGTTTGACAAGGGCATCGACGGGTTCCGGATGGACGTCATCAGTATGATTTCCAAGGACCAGCGCTTTCCGGATGGCGAGAAACACGGACTGTATGGCAATGGCGGTCCCTACTATGTCAATGGGCCCCGCATCCATGAATTTTTGCAGGAGATGAACCGGCGGGTCCTCTCGAAATACGACATTATGACGGTGGGCGAGACCCCCGGCGCCACGGTGGAAAACGCCCCCCAGTATGCGGGGCTGGACGGCAAGGAGCTGAACATGGTCTTCCCATTTGATCACGTCGGCATTGGGGACGGACCCCTGGGCAAGTGGACCACCCAGCGCTACGATTTTATGCAGCTCAAGAAAATTCTCAGTCACTGGCAGACCGGCCTGGACGGCAAAGCCTGGAATAGCCTGTTCTGGGACAACCACGATCAGCCCCGGGCTGCATCCCGCTGGGGCGATGACTCGCCCCTCTCCGCCAAGATGCTGGCCACCTGCCTGCTGAGCCTGCAGGGTACTCCCTACATCTATGAGGGCGATGAACTGGGGATGACCAACGCCTATTTCAAAGATCTCAGCCAGTACCGGGATATCGAAAGTCTCAACGCCTTCAAGGAGCTGACCGGCGCAGGCTTGATTTCTGCAGACGAAATGATGGAGTGCCTGGCCCTCCGCAGCCGGGACAACGCCCGCACCCCGGTTCAGTGGGACGACTCCCCGAACGCCGGTTTTACCACCGGCACCCCCTGGATTGAGGTCAACCCCAACTATACCGCCATCAACGCCGCCGCCGAGGAAAAAGACCCGGACTCGGTACTCAACTACTACAAGCAGATGATCACCCTGCGCAAGAGCCATTTGGGGCTGATTTACGGCTCCTTCCAGCTTCTGGCCGAGGAGAACCCCCAGGTCTTTGCCTACCGGCGCACCCTGGCCGAGACCGGCGAGAACTACCTGATCGCTTGCAACTTCTCAGACAAGGACGCGGCCTTCACAATTCCCGCTGATTTTGCGGTGGCCCGGCGCCTGATCAGCAATTATCCTGACACCGCTCCCACCGGCGCTGTGACCCTGCGCCCCTATGAGGCCTTTGTGCTCCAGAAGTAA